The Ziziphus jujuba cultivar Dongzao chromosome 7, ASM3175591v1 genome includes a region encoding these proteins:
- the LOC107422690 gene encoding hydroquinone glucosyltransferase-like, which yields MAMKQKFHIAILPSPGISHLIPFVEFAKRLLLQNNNFHVTCIIPNNGPPSKATKAIVESLPTSIDSIFLPPVSFNDFPNGIVPILQIILTMSRSLPSLRHVLESLVSKAHLSAFLTDLFGTDTLDVAKEFNIPAFIFFPSPATVLSLFLMAPKLDVTVPCEFRDLPGPMEIPGAIPIRGKDLPEPFQNRKSEIYKCFLNLAKRLTEVEGIMVNTFTDMEFGAIKAMQHQKGEPNCIISPPVYPIGPIIQTGSSSDDHGSECSTWLDNQPCGSVLYVSFGSGGTLSTEQLKELALGLEMSGQKFLWVVRRSNELPSAAYLNSQLSQGDFDPSEVLPNGFLGRTKGQGLVVASWAPQIEILRHGSTGGFLTHCGWNSTLEGVMFGKPLIAWPLFAEQEMNAVMLVEVLKVALRPKASESGLIGREEIVKVVKGLIEGEEGKRLGQRMNDLKDAANRALSKDGSSTRALSELASKWQNLEASK from the coding sequence atgGCAATGAAGCAAAAATTCCACATAGCCATTCTCCCAAGTCCCGGGATTAGCCACCTAATCCCATTCGTCGAGTTCGCCAAACGTCTTCTTCTACAAAACAACAACTTCCACGTCACTTGCATAATACCCAACAATGGCCCTCCATCCAAGGCCACAAAAGCCATTGTTGAGTCCCTTCCAACCTCCATCGACTCCATTTTTCTTCCTCCAGTCAGCTTTAACGACTTTCCCAATGGTATCGTACCTATACTTCAGATTATCCTCACTATGTCTCGCTCGCTTCCATCTCTTCGACATGTTTTGGAGTCTTTGGTGTCCAAAGCCCACTTGTCTGCTTTCCTCACCGATTTGTTTGGAACTGATACATTAGATGTTGCTAAGGAATTCAATATCCCTGCCTTCATTTTCTTTCCTTCACCGGCTACGGTTTTGTCCTTGTTTTTGATGGCTCCAAAGCTGGACGTGACAGTTCCCTGCGAGTTTAGAGATCTGCCGGGACCGATGGAGATTCCCGGAGCCATACCCATCCGTGGTAAAGATCTTCCCGAACCTTTTCAAAACAGGAAAAGCGAAATTTATAAATGCTTTCTAAACCTCGCGAAACGGCTCACTGAAGTGGAGGGTATTATGGTAAATACATTCACGGACATGGAGTTTGGAGCTATAAAAGCTATGCAACATCAAAAAGGAGAACCAAATTGTATTATTAGTCCGCCGGTTTATCCAATTGGACCGATTATTCAAACCGGTTCAAGTAGTGATGACCATGGGTCAGAATGTTCAACCTGGTTAGACAATCAGCCATGTGGCTCGGTCCTATATGTCTCGTTCGGAAGCGGTGGGACCCTCTCTACTGAACAGCTGAAGGAGCTGGCTTTGGGTTTGGAAATGAGTGGACAAAAGTTCTTGTGGGTTGTCAGAAGATCGAACGAGCTTCCCAGTGCTGCTTATCTTAATAGTCAACTAAGTCAAGGCGATTTTGACCCTTCTGAGGTTTTACCAAATGGGTTTTTGGGGAGGACTAAGGGACAGGGACTTGTGGTTGCATCATGGGCACCACAAATTGAAATCCTTAGGCATGGCTCAACCGGTGGGTTCCTAACCCACTGTGGTTGGAACTCCACGCTTGAAGGTGTCATGTTTGGTAAACCGCTAATTGCTTGGCCACTCTTTGCCGAGCAAGAAATGAATGCAGTAATGCTGGTGGAGGTTCTGAAAGTGGCATTGAGACCAAAAGCTAGTGAAAGTGGGTTAATTGGACGCGAGGAAATTGTCAAAGTTGTTAAGGGTCTAATTGAAGGGGAAGAGGGGAAGAGGCTTGGACAACGTATGAATGACTTGAAAGATGCAGCCAACAGGGCACTGAGCAAAGATGGATCATCCACGAGGGCACTCTCTGAATTAGCATCCAAGTGGCAAAATCTGGAAGCTAGCAAGTAA